GGGCGTAGAAGGCGGCCCGGTAGAAGGCCTGCCCTCGGCGGCTCTGGGCGAGGAGCAGGGCCACGCCGAGGGCGAGGAGCAGCTTCAGCGGCGTACCGATGACGACGTACTTGGCCGTCACCTCCACGGACTTCTGCCACCGCGGGTCGTCCAACATCTTGGTGAAGTTGTCGAGACCGACCCACTTCGGTGAATTGAAGAGGTTGTAGTCGGTGAAGGCGAAGTAGAGGGACGCCACCATCGGGCCCGCGGTGAGCAGAAGGAAGCCCGCGATCCAAGGGGACATGAACAGATAGCCGGCGAGGTTCTCCCGGCGCCCCCGCCGCTTTGCGGTGGCGGGGGCGGTGGAACGTATCTCCGGGGCGTTCGCCGGAGAGTCCTTGACGAGCGTCACGGCGGTTCCCATCAGGCGGAGAAGGCGGACTGCGCCTCGGAGAAGAACTGCTTGACCGCGTCGGAGACCTTGGTCTTGCCCTGGGACATGTCGCCGCCGATCCGCAGGAAGGCGGACTCGACGGTGTCGGCACCGGCCGGGTGCGGGGTGATCGTGCCCAGGACACCCGCCTTGGCGGTGTCGTCCTCGTACTGCGCGATCTCCTTGTTGACCTCGTCGGTCGGCTTGAACGCCGCGTACTGCTCCTTGCTCGCCAGGATCCCGCGGTCGTAGCCCATGATCTTGCCGACCTCCGGGTCGTGGACCATGAAGTCGATGAACTGGGCGACCTCCTTGGGGTGCGCGGTGCGGGCCGAGGCGCTCAGCATCAGCGAGGCGAGGTACTGGCCGGTCTGCTTTCCGTCGGTCGTCGGGATCGGCGCGAGGCCGTAGGTGCTGGTGCCCTCGGCGGTGTAACGGACGGTGAAGTTGTCCCAGGTGAACTCCGAGGCCCCGTGGCCCGCGGTGACCGAGGACTTGGGTTTGTCCTGCTCGACCCGCTTCGGGTCGGTGATGATGCCGGCCTTCACGCGGCTGTAGCCGTCCGTCCACCACTCCGTCAGATCGGACTGGTCGAAGCCGAGTCCGTCCTTGGTGAAGAACGCCTTGCCGTTCTGCCGGAGGTAGAGGTCGTAGAGGTACATGATGCTGAAGTAGCCGGTGTCGCCGGGGATCCCGGTCTTGTCCTTGATGGTCTTCAGCGCCTTGAAGTAGTCGTCCCAGGTCCAGCCCGTGTGCGGCTCGATGCCCGCCTTGTCGAAGACCTTTTTGTCGATGACGAGCGCCATGGTGTTGGAGCCGACGGGGACGCCGAGCTGCTTTCCGTCGGCCTCTCCGACCTTGGTGACGCCCTCCCGGAAGTTGTCCAGGCTCAAATTCCCGGCGTCCACCTGGGACTTGAGGTCGAGCAGAACACCTCTCTTGTCGTACTTCCGAAGAAATCCGACGGCGTTCTGGAATACGTCCGGGGGATTTCCGCCTGCCGCCTGGGTCTGGAACTTCTCCCAGAACGCGACGTAATCCTGGAAGTCCGTCTTCACCTTGATCTTCGGGTACTTCTTTTCGAAGAGCTTGATGGACTGGTTGATCCTCTTCGCGCGCTCGTCGGCGCCCCACCAGGCGTAGCGGATGGTGACCGTCCCGTTCCCCGCGCCACTGTTCCCACCGCAACCGGTCGCCGTGGCCAGCCCCAGCGCCGCCACCGAGGCACCGGCCGCCTTCAGGACCGTCCGTCGCTCAACTTTCCCGTTCTCACGCATGATCGGGCCTTCCCGTGACAGTGCGTCAGCCATCGTGAATCGTTTCAAGTAAGCGCTTGCTGGCACAAGGTACGGAGGCCCTCCGGGCGCGTCAATGATTCGGACAGGAATTGCTGGGACAGCGTTGGGCGGCACGGGCGGGGGCGGAGGGTGGTGGTGGAGCGCGAGGGGCGAAGAATGCGCAGGCCGGGGAGCCAGGGGCGCACTTGCCCGGTCCGCACGGAAGGTTGACGGGGTGCGGGGCGGGGCAAGGGGCAGGCGACGGGGGCGGGGGCTGAAGGCAGACGCCCGCGCCGGCCGCTGCTGGAGTCAGGCACGAACGCTCGACTCGGCCGGCACCACCCATGCACCCGGACACCGAGAGCCACCGAAGGCTCCACCCGCCTGTCACCAGCCGTCGGTCCGGCTATCGGCTTGGATACGGGGAGGCGCGGTACGCGATCATGCGCGAGCACGAGGGACGAGCAGTGCTCGCTCCCCCGCCGGGTGGTCGGTCCACGCTCGACCGCATGACAAACTCGGCCCCATGACCAAGGCGCCCGGCGTCTGCCTCCCCGGACTCCCCGGAAGGGCGGTCGTGACCAGCGGCTCTCTCGGTGACCACAGGAACGGCGAAGCCCCCGTCACGTGCCGTGCGGGGGCATGTACGAGACGAGGGCGGCGCGGCTCCCGTTGTCCGTGAGCACACGCCGCCCTCGAATCCTGTGGGCGATACTGGGATCGAACCAGTGACCTCTTCGGTGTGAACGAAGCGCTCTCCCGCTGAGCTAATCGCCCGGGCGCAGGAAGAACATTACCCCATGTCAGGGGGTGCCCCCGACCACGTACTGGATCACTGGTCCTCGATGTTCCAGGGCATCGCGAACCCGAACTTCCAGACGTAGACACCGGCGAGCACGGCCACGATCGTCAGACCGACCGTCGTCAGGATGATGTTGCGGCGACGCACCTTGGGGTCGAGCACACGCTGGGTCGCCTCGGTCACCTTGCGCTTCGTCCAGCGCAGTACCAGCTGGGCCCAGACGAACTCCGTCGCCCAGATCGCCATGCCGCCGAAGATCACCAGCCAGCCCGGACCGGGGAGCGGAAGCATGATCACACCCGCGACGACCACCGCGAGGCCGACGACGAAAACGCCCACCTGCCAGCTGAGATGCAGCGCCCGTCGCGCCCTGATGAATTCAGGCGCCCTGGAACCGAGCTCCCGCTCGGGCTTGGTTTCCTCCGCGATCATGGCGACGTCGCCCCGTTCGTCACTCCCCGTATTCATACGGCCAAACCCTACCCGAGAGAAACCACTCACTGGAATGGCCGCACCGTACGAACGGTGTCTCGGCCGGATGAGCTACGTAAAGACAGGCAAAACACTCAGAGGGGTTTACAACGGCACCGTAGGTGGCATGTCGATTTCGCCGACGTGCGAATCCCCGAGCGCACACTGAGCGAAAGGCCTTGGCGCTTATGAACACCACGGTCAGCTGCGAGCTGCACCTGCGCCTCGTTGTGTCGAGCGAGTCCTCACTGCCTGTACCCGCGGGACTGCGGTATGACACGGCCGATCCCTATGCCGTGCACGCCACCTTCCACACCGGAGCCGAGGAGACCGTCGAGTGGGTGTTCGCCCGCGACCTCCTCGCAGAGGGCCTGCACCGGCCCACCGGGACCGGCGACGTCCGCGTCTGGCCGTCCCGCAGCCACGGTCAGGGCGTCGTATGCATCGCCCTGAGCTCCCCGGAGGGCGAAGCCCTGCTGGAGGCCCCGGCGCGGGCCCTGGAATCGTTCCTGAAGCGGACGGACGCAGCCGTGCCCCCGGGCACGGAACATCGCCATTTCGATCTCGATACGGAGCTCTCCCACATTCTGGCCGAGAGCTAACGAGAGACCCCTCAAGCCGCCCGGCGCCGTCCACTCGGGGAGACGGCTCGGGCCAGGACAACTGCATACGGCACACCCGGGCGCCGTCACCGCGAGCCCACGCGGAGGCGGCGCTGATGCGTGCACGGAGAGTGAGGAAATCGGCCCAAGGGGTGATGGGCGCGCTTCCTCGGGTGTCGCGGAGGCCGTGCGATCGTCATGAGGCGGTCCCTGCTCGGTCTGCGGCGGTCCCGTGGCGGCGGTAAGCCGCTAGGCTCGGCCAGCATCGGCGGGCGCCCGCCCGACCCCCCAGGCCAGGGAGCGACACGTGCTGATCACCCACGACACCCGGTGCGCGCTCGACCTCGTGGTGGATCTGGTGAACACCACACCCGAGGGCGAGGAGACGGACGGGCTCCCGGATGTCGCCGCACTCGACGATTTCGCGCGCGAGCACGATCTGAGCGATGTCGGCATCCTCTCGGAGCTCGACCTCTCGGCGGTACGCGCGATCCGCGGGCGGTTCGGCGCGGTCTTCGCGGCAACGGACGCCCGGACCGCGGCCGGGCTGATCAACGAGCTGGTCGCGGCGGCGGGCACCACGCCCCGGCTGACCGACCACGACGGCTACGACTGGCATGTGCACTACTTTGCGCCCGGCGCCTCCGTCGCCGATCACATCGCCGCGGACTGCGGGATGGCCCTGGCGTTCTTCGTGGTGGCCGGGGAGCAGGAGAGGCTGCGCCGATGCGAGGCGCCCGACTGCCGACGCGCCTTCGTCGATCTCTCCCGCAACCGCTCCCGCCGCTACTGCGACAGCCGCACCTGCGGAAACCGTCTCCATGTCGCCGCATACCGGGCGCGCCGCAAGGAAGCGGCGGGCTGAGGAACCGCCCGGCCGCCGGCCGGAGCGCCGCCCCGCTGGACAGCGCCGGAGCGCCGCCCCGTTGGACAGCGGCGGTGCCCCGACCCGTGGGGCAGCGCCGGTGCCCCGTTCTTGTGACCGGGCGGCGGAACGGCGTGGACACCCTGTCGTCGCGATCCGGCGGTGGGGCTGACGGAGCCCTCGGCGGGTGGCGCCAGGGGCTCCGCATACGGCTCAGAGCATCAGCAGGTCGTGCAGTGATGCCATGAGCAGCAGGCAGCCGATCACCGCAAGGAAGATCATCAGCGGTGGCTGGGAGAGCGCGAAGAGACAACCCCGACGCTCCTCGGGAGGAGCAGCGGTGTCGCTCTGGGTTGTGTCCAGCATCTCGCGGCGATGATGGCCCAGCCGATACCCGCCACGCGATCAACACGCCCGGAATGTCGGGGAGTTCGCCAATATCCACGGCGTGCGGAATGAAGGTGATCTCGGAGTGCGCCCCCTTTTGATCACCGTGCGCCCCCCGGCCGACCGCTGTGTCGTTTCAGGTCGTCATATGCCGTGCTTCTTGAGGATGGCCTCGATGTCGCTGAAGTCGTCCTTCGAGTCGGCCGCGCGGGGCGTGGCCGTGGGCCGGACGGCCGGGTGGCCCCCGGCACCCAGCGCGGGCGCGGAGGCGGTGGAAGCCGAGGGAGCCGCCGCCTCGCGCTGCGCGGCCTTCGCCGCCTTGCGCTCCTTACGGGTCCCGCCGCTGCGGCGCTCCACGGCCCGCGTGGTCGCGAACAACAGCCAGGCGGCGCCCAGCAGACCGAAGCCCGCCCATGCCGTAGGACTGAAGGCCGTGTCGGCCAGCCAGCCCACGATTCCCGTCATCACCAGGCCGACGGGCACGAGGGAGTACGCGGCGATGCGGGCCGCCGCGAGGAAACGCTTGCGATAGGCCGTGACCGCGGCGATGCCCAGGCCGGCCGCGGAGACGGCGGAACAGACTGTCTCGGCAATCATCCGGTCCTCCAGGCGGAGATCGGTCGGCAAGGTCGGTTCGTCCCTTCCATCCTGCACCGCCCGGAGCCCGGTATGCCACGGTCCGACCGGACCTCAGGGACATCTCCGGGTCGCCTCCTCCTCAGGGTGCGGGCCAACCTCCACCCGTGACCTCACAGACCCCGGTCATGTCTCCACCGCGGCCCGTGGAGGTCCCGTTTGGGGCGCGGTCCGGGTGCTGGGAGACTGGTGACCATGAGTGACTCCTCCCCCACACGCGCCGCCGCCCCCGTCCTGGACGTCTGGTGCGAACTCCAGTGCCCCGACTGCCGCAGTGCCCTGGACGACGTGCGCGCCCTGCGCGCCCGCTACGGCGACCGGCTGGAGCTGCGGCTGCGGCACTTCCCGCTGGAGAAGCACCAGCATGCCTTCGCTGCCGCGCAGGCCGCCGAGGAAGCGCTGGAGCAGGGACAGGGCTGGCCGTACGTCGAGGCCGTACTCGGCCGGGTCGAGGAGCTGGACCGCAAGGGAGAGGCGTTCCTGGTCGAAGTGGCCCGTGAACTCGGCCTGGACGCGGAGGAGTTCGACACGGCGTTGATCGACGGCCGGCACATCCTGATCGTCGACGCCGATCATGCCGAGGGCAAGGCGATCGGCGTGACCGGCACCCCGACGTACGTCATCGGCGGTGAGCGACTCGACGGCGGCAAGAGCCAGGAGGGGCTGCGCGAGCGCATCGAGGAGATCGCGGACCGGCTGCTGGCCGAGCAGGAGGCCTGATACGCGGGGCGCTCGTGGACCCGGTCGCCGCGTTCCGGCGTCCGGCCGCCACCGAGCACTTGCCCCTTCACCTCCGTCCATCCTTCAGGAGGGAGGTGAAGGGCGTCCTTGCGAAGGGCGTCCTTGCCCCTGCGGCCCGGAGGGCCCGGGCGTCTTGACGGAATCGCGTTGTCCGACAATGAGGTTGCCGGACATGCCGTCGGACGGGCGGCACGTGAAGCCCGTGGAGACCTCTTTCAAAGCAACGGCTTGTACAGGGCGTACCGCGTGGTCTCGTAACCGAGGGACTCATACAGCCGCTCGGCCGGCGTGTTGCCCGCGAACACGTTGAGCCCGAGGACGTGTCTGCCGGCGGCGACCGCCTGGATCTCCGCCAGCAGCATGAGCGTGCGGCCGTGCCCTCGGCCGCGGTGGGCCGCGTCGGCCTCCACGTCGAAGACGAAGGCCTGCTCCCCGCGCAGCGCCAACCACAGGGTGCCCACCCGCGTGCCCTCGTGCTCCAGGACACTGAACAGCATGTCTTCGGTGGCAAGCCCCTGCGGCAGAAGCTGCTCATGATCGCGCCGCGCCTTGGCGTACGCCTCGGCCTCCGGCACGCCTCGCTCGATCCAGTCGCGCGCGTACTGCTCCACTCCATGCGCCTGCCACGCGTCGAACTCGGCCTCCGTCATGGGTCGGGCGCGGCTGCCGGCGGGCAGTTCGGGCGGGGCCTCGCCGAGCCGCTTCTCCATGCCGCGGTTACGGAGGACGTAGCCGAGCGCCTCGGTCAGCCGCAGGGCCGCCTCGGCGTCGGCGGGGACGGTGGTCTCGATCCGCCGGCAGCCCCAGCCGCGCACCACCTCCTCCGCGGCGAGCGCGGCCACCGTGCCCCGGCCGCGCCGCCGGTCCGGCTCCTCGATACGCAGATCCAGGATCCGGGCCACCGAGTCGCCGAACTGGGGAGAGGTCCCGAGGTGTATCTCGCCCACGGGACGGCTGTTCACGCACACCTGATAGCGACGTGAACGCGTCCCGTCGGACGCGCGCTGAAGCGGCTCGGTCGGCCGCAGGGTCGTGGTCATCAGGGGTGTTCTACCCGGCGCGCGGACCCGGGTCAGCCGAATTTCCGTGGCTTTCAGGGATCGAGGTCGTCCCCGGAGCGTTCGTCGAAGATCCGCATGACCTTGGCGGTCACGGGGCCGGGCGCGCCGGACAGTTCGCGGTCGTCGACCCGGTGCACGGCCTGCACGTCCCGCAGCGTGGACGTGAGGAATATCTCGTCCGCGCGCTCCAGGACGTCCAGCGGCAGATCGGTCTCCTTGGCGCCGGTCCACTCGACGGTGAGCGCGCGCGTGATGCCCGCGAGACAGCCGGAGGCGAGCGGCGGGGTATGGATCTCGCCGTCGAGTACGACGAAGACGTTCGACCCCGTGCCCTCGCAGAGCTGTCCGACCGTGTTGGCGAACAGTGCCTCGGAGGCGCCCTGTTGGGAGGCCCGGGCGAGGGCGACCACGTTCTCGGCGTACGACGTCGTCTTGAGGCCGGTCAGCGCGCCGCGTTCGTTGCGGGTCCAGGGCACGGTGATCACGGCGGTGGAGTCGGGGCGCCGGGTGGTCTCGCCGAGGGCGACCACGAGGGTCGGGCCCTGCTCGCCGCGGTCGGAGCCGAGCGGTCCATGGCCGCCGGTGTAGGTGATGCGCAGGCGTCCGAGCGGCATCGCGTTGGCCTCCAGGACGGCGGCGCAGGCGCGGCGGACCTCGTCGAGGTCGGGGTCCGGAAGGCCCAGGCCGCGTGCCGAGCGGGTGAGCCGGTCGAGGTGGCGGGTCAGCGCGAACAGCCGCCCGTCCGTGGCCTTGACGGTCTCGAAGATGCCGTCGCCGACGGTCAGTCCGTGGTCGAAGACGGAGACACGGGCGGACTCGATGTCCTGCAGCCCACCGTCGAGCCAGATTTTCACGTAGGGGTCCCTCCACTCGCCTCGTACGCTCCCGACGCTACCGCGAGCAGCCGGGCGGCCTTCAGCTCGGTCTCGTGCCACTCGCCCTCGGGGTCGGATCCCCAGGTGATGCCCGCGCCCGTGCCGAAGCGCAGGACCGCCGCGCCCCCGGCGGTCCGGTCGATCCAGAACGTACGGATGCCCACGGCCAGCTCGCCTACGCGCCGGTCGGCGTCGACCCAGCCGATACCGCCGCAGTACGGACCGCGCGGCGCCGTCTCCAAGGCGTCGATGATCCTCAGGGCGCTCGACTTGGGCGCGCCGGTGACCGATCCCGGCGGGAAGGCCGCGGCGAGCAGATCGGGCCAGCCGGCGTCGGTGCGCAGCTCGCCGCGGACGGTGGAGACGAGGTGGACCAGGCCGGGGTGCTTCTCGACCACGCACAGGTCGGGGACCGTGACACTGCCGGTGGCGCAGACGCGTCCGATGTCGTTGCGGACCAGGTCCACGATCATCACGTTCTCGGCGTAGTCCTTCTCCAGGAGGTCCGCCTCGGTACGCCCCGT
The Streptomyces sp. CGMCC 4.7035 DNA segment above includes these coding regions:
- a CDS encoding GNAT family N-acetyltransferase; its protein translation is MTTTLRPTEPLQRASDGTRSRRYQVCVNSRPVGEIHLGTSPQFGDSVARILDLRIEEPDRRRGRGTVAALAAEEVVRGWGCRRIETTVPADAEAALRLTEALGYVLRNRGMEKRLGEAPPELPAGSRARPMTEAEFDAWQAHGVEQYARDWIERGVPEAEAYAKARRDHEQLLPQGLATEDMLFSVLEHEGTRVGTLWLALRGEQAFVFDVEADAAHRGRGHGRTLMLLAEIQAVAAGRHVLGLNVFAGNTPAERLYESLGYETTRYALYKPLL
- a CDS encoding aminotransferase class IV, whose protein sequence is MKIWLDGGLQDIESARVSVFDHGLTVGDGIFETVKATDGRLFALTRHLDRLTRSARGLGLPDPDLDEVRRACAAVLEANAMPLGRLRITYTGGHGPLGSDRGEQGPTLVVALGETTRRPDSTAVITVPWTRNERGALTGLKTTSYAENVVALARASQQGASEALFANTVGQLCEGTGSNVFVVLDGEIHTPPLASGCLAGITRALTVEWTGAKETDLPLDVLERADEIFLTSTLRDVQAVHRVDDRELSGAPGPVTAKVMRIFDERSGDDLDP
- a CDS encoding SsgA family sporulation/cell division regulator, whose protein sequence is MNTTVSCELHLRLVVSSESSLPVPAGLRYDTADPYAVHATFHTGAEETVEWVFARDLLAEGLHRPTGTGDVRVWPSRSHGQGVVCIALSSPEGEALLEAPARALESFLKRTDAAVPPGTEHRHFDLDTELSHILAES
- a CDS encoding ABC transporter substrate-binding protein, coding for MRENGKVERRTVLKAAGASVAALGLATATGCGGNSGAGNGTVTIRYAWWGADERAKRINQSIKLFEKKYPKIKVKTDFQDYVAFWEKFQTQAAGGNPPDVFQNAVGFLRKYDKRGVLLDLKSQVDAGNLSLDNFREGVTKVGEADGKQLGVPVGSNTMALVIDKKVFDKAGIEPHTGWTWDDYFKALKTIKDKTGIPGDTGYFSIMYLYDLYLRQNGKAFFTKDGLGFDQSDLTEWWTDGYSRVKAGIITDPKRVEQDKPKSSVTAGHGASEFTWDNFTVRYTAEGTSTYGLAPIPTTDGKQTGQYLASLMLSASARTAHPKEVAQFIDFMVHDPEVGKIMGYDRGILASKEQYAAFKPTDEVNKEIAQYEDDTAKAGVLGTITPHPAGADTVESAFLRIGGDMSQGKTKVSDAVKQFFSEAQSAFSA
- a CDS encoding TIGR02611 family protein, with product MNTGSDERGDVAMIAEETKPERELGSRAPEFIRARRALHLSWQVGVFVVGLAVVVAGVIMLPLPGPGWLVIFGGMAIWATEFVWAQLVLRWTKRKVTEATQRVLDPKVRRRNIILTTVGLTIVAVLAGVYVWKFGFAMPWNIEDQ
- a CDS encoding CGNR zinc finger domain-containing protein; protein product: MLITHDTRCALDLVVDLVNTTPEGEETDGLPDVAALDDFAREHDLSDVGILSELDLSAVRAIRGRFGAVFAATDARTAAGLINELVAAAGTTPRLTDHDGYDWHVHYFAPGASVADHIAADCGMALAFFVVAGEQERLRRCEAPDCRRAFVDLSRNRSRRYCDSRTCGNRLHVAAYRARRKEAAG
- a CDS encoding DsbA family protein produces the protein MSDSSPTRAAAPVLDVWCELQCPDCRSALDDVRALRARYGDRLELRLRHFPLEKHQHAFAAAQAAEEALEQGQGWPYVEAVLGRVEELDRKGEAFLVEVARELGLDAEEFDTALIDGRHILIVDADHAEGKAIGVTGTPTYVIGGERLDGGKSQEGLRERIEEIADRLLAEQEA
- a CDS encoding chorismate-binding protein, yielding MLDLPPLARFGNRVATGLLDVTSDPAALDSTGFWAVCADYEGRLTCARFRDVREEPVPAPVPGRWRGPAADDWTSSLDHAAYTAGVRRIREHIAAGEVYQANLCRVLSAPIQPGTDVDALTALLARGNPAPYAGTIRLPEHGVEIATASPELFLRRDGRLVESGPIKGTGRTEADLLEKDYAENVMIVDLVRNDIGRVCATGSVTVPDLCVVEKHPGLVHLVSTVRGELRTDAGWPDLLAAAFPPGSVTGAPKSSALRIIDALETAPRGPYCGGIGWVDADRRVGELAVGIRTFWIDRTAGGAAVLRFGTGAGITWGSDPEGEWHETELKAARLLAVASGAYEASGGTPT